A genomic window from Rhodococcus sp. KBS0724 includes:
- a CDS encoding SDR family oxidoreductase codes for MRIAVLGGTGLMGKLVVAEAEGKGHDVVIAARSTGVDISTGAGLAGALEGVDAVVDVSDHVTNSAKKAVAFFETAARNIAAAESAAGVRHHVVLSIVNCDDPRLKAFGYYRGKAAQEQAVGASGIPFTILRSTQWFEFGQKTVSLMGFGPLALVPRMRSKPVAAKTVAEALVQAVEKGPSGRVADLAGPEVLEIPDMTRKILRHHGTKKLLIPVSMPGAGKAMRSGALLPGADSISTGPSLDEWLATN; via the coding sequence ATGCGGATAGCAGTGCTCGGTGGGACAGGTTTGATGGGCAAGCTCGTGGTTGCGGAAGCCGAGGGCAAGGGCCACGACGTGGTGATCGCAGCCCGCTCGACCGGCGTCGATATCAGCACGGGTGCGGGACTGGCCGGAGCGCTCGAAGGCGTCGATGCAGTAGTCGATGTCAGTGACCACGTCACGAACAGCGCGAAGAAGGCCGTGGCGTTCTTCGAGACTGCGGCGCGGAACATTGCAGCAGCGGAGAGCGCGGCAGGAGTGCGGCACCATGTAGTGCTCTCGATAGTCAACTGCGACGATCCGCGGTTGAAGGCCTTCGGGTACTACCGCGGTAAGGCTGCGCAGGAACAAGCTGTTGGTGCGTCGGGTATCCCGTTCACGATTCTGAGATCGACACAGTGGTTCGAGTTCGGACAGAAGACGGTGTCGCTCATGGGTTTCGGCCCGTTAGCTCTGGTTCCGCGGATGCGATCGAAACCCGTCGCCGCCAAGACCGTCGCGGAGGCGTTAGTGCAGGCGGTGGAGAAGGGACCGTCGGGTCGCGTTGCCGATCTCGCCGGCCCCGAAGTCCTCGAGATCCCGGACATGACGCGGAAAATTTTGCGTCATCACGGGACGAAGAAGTTGTTGATCCCGGTCTCGATGCCAGGGGCCGGCAAGGCCATGCGCTCCGGTGCGCTCCTCCCCGGAGCGGATTCGATCAGTACCGGGCCGAGTTTGGATGAATGGCTGGCAACGAACTGA
- the ureG gene encoding urease accessory protein UreG, whose translation MLDNLNTTTDTATAARGLRLGVAGPVGTGKSTLIATICRELASEFEIAVVTNDIYTDEDARLLRAANVLPIERIVAVETGACPHTAIRDDVTPNLIAVEDLEREFYPLDMVIVESGGDNLTATFSPALVDAQIFCIDVAGGGDVARKGGPGIERADLLVVNKIDLAPYVDVDAVQMVADATAARDGLPVLALSQKDHATIDQLSAWLRQVIAAHREGNHVPQDPGPMAPHFHADEEDHDHDHGHGHGHSHSHAH comes from the coding sequence GTGCTTGACAATCTGAACACCACCACCGACACCGCAACTGCCGCACGAGGTTTGAGGCTCGGTGTTGCCGGTCCGGTCGGCACTGGCAAGAGCACCCTGATCGCCACCATCTGCCGCGAACTCGCGTCGGAATTCGAGATCGCGGTTGTCACCAACGACATCTACACCGACGAGGACGCGAGATTGCTGCGCGCGGCAAACGTCCTGCCGATCGAGCGCATCGTCGCGGTCGAAACCGGCGCGTGCCCCCACACGGCGATCCGTGACGACGTAACGCCCAATCTCATTGCGGTGGAAGACCTCGAGCGCGAGTTCTACCCACTCGACATGGTGATCGTGGAGAGCGGCGGCGACAACCTCACCGCAACGTTCAGCCCCGCACTAGTCGACGCGCAGATCTTCTGCATCGACGTTGCCGGTGGCGGCGACGTCGCGCGTAAGGGTGGTCCCGGAATCGAACGTGCAGATCTGTTGGTGGTCAACAAGATCGACTTGGCTCCGTACGTCGACGTCGATGCTGTGCAAATGGTCGCGGATGCAACGGCAGCGCGCGACGGACTGCCCGTTCTTGCGCTGAGCCAGAAGGATCATGCCACGATCGATCAGCTCAGCGCGTGGCTTCGCCAGGTCATCGCGGCTCACCGCGAGGGCAATCACGTGCCACAGGATCCGGGACCGATGGCGCCGCACTTCCACGCCGATGAAGAAGACCACGACCACGACCACGGACACGGTCACGGGCACAGTCATTCTCACGCTCACTGA
- a CDS encoding urease accessory protein UreD, which produces MTEGATRVVVERVGDTAVAKELISGAFLAPRLVSAHGLHVRVALVGHSATLLAGDDLRIEFDVAPGAFLEVLEPSGTVAYNARGGHASWTATATVGAGGALVWRAAPFVVAGGADVSRRIDISLESDAVALLDEMVVFGRTGEIGGALRSDQRITVDGTPLLVETLDLRSVPDRSRPGVLGGHRVIGTTMLLGMKTADTTEGHVSPLAGPGMLARAVADQAHEVSAALDHVSSDWRARVASRFTEI; this is translated from the coding sequence ATGACTGAGGGAGCTACGCGTGTTGTCGTCGAGCGAGTGGGCGACACCGCTGTTGCCAAAGAGTTGATCTCCGGCGCTTTTCTGGCCCCGCGACTGGTGAGTGCTCACGGACTGCACGTGCGCGTTGCCCTGGTAGGGCACAGTGCAACGCTGTTGGCCGGTGACGACTTGCGGATCGAGTTCGACGTGGCTCCTGGCGCGTTTCTCGAGGTGCTCGAACCGTCGGGCACCGTGGCGTACAACGCCCGCGGCGGTCACGCGTCGTGGACGGCCACGGCGACGGTCGGCGCGGGTGGCGCTTTGGTGTGGCGAGCGGCGCCGTTCGTCGTAGCCGGTGGCGCGGATGTCAGTCGGCGCATTGATATTTCGCTGGAGTCCGACGCGGTTGCTCTGCTCGACGAGATGGTGGTGTTCGGCCGAACGGGAGAGATCGGTGGTGCGCTGCGTTCGGATCAGCGCATCACCGTCGACGGGACACCGCTCCTGGTGGAAACACTGGACCTACGCAGTGTTCCCGATCGCTCTCGTCCCGGTGTTCTGGGAGGGCATCGAGTTATCGGCACCACTATGTTGCTGGGGATGAAGACCGCGGACACGACCGAGGGGCATGTGAGCCCCCTGGCCGGTCCGGGCATGCTGGCCCGCGCTGTCGCGGACCAGGCTCACGAGGTTTCCGCGGCCTTGGATCACGTCAGTTCGGATTGGCGTGCACGCGTGGCGAGTCGGTTCACCGAGATCTAG